The region ATAGTTTTTAGTATATAGATGTGGTAACAGCTAGAAAGAGCAAAGCTAACAACTATTACCAAAAATCGGTTTCAGAACTAGCCCTACACGCTATCCTCTGCATGTACAAAGAAACAGACTTTGTCATCCTCTGTGTAATTACTTAGTCACAAACAGCATGCCTGCCTCTCTGCACAGCCTGTAGAAGAAATTATGAATGGATGTTCCCAGAGCATCACAAACCTCAGAATACCGTTTCCTTGGTAACTCAGGCTGGATGAATAAGAAGGTATAAAGACCAGGCACGTCTTAGCTTAGTTTCATTCATAGCTGCAAGACCCACTCAGGCACGAGGATAGAAAACACAAAGAGGCTGCTGACTCAATCTTCACACAGAGACTAGATAGAAGCAACGTGAAGTGAAGTGTTTGCTCAGATACAGAAAAACGGAGAAGTCAATCATGCTGAGACCTAAAGATCTCGGTCAAGATTCCGGGACCAAGACTTTCCTGGATGCCATGAACAGCGGCAAGGTCCACCTGGCACGTTTTGTCCTTGATGCTATGGATGGAAGGATTATCAACTCCAAGACAGAGAACAGCAAAACCCCACTAATGTTTGCCATTTCCCTGCCAGACCCAGGGTTGAGAATGAAATTCACAAGGCTGCTTCTGGAGAAGGGGGCTGATGTGAACTGCCAGGAGGATCAGGGAAGGACGGCACTAAGCCTGGCTTGCGAACTGGGGCACCTGGATGTGGTGAAGCTGTTGGTGCAGTTTAATGCCGACCCTGAGATCCAAGACGCCTGGGGAAACAATGCCCTGATGTATGCAGCCTGCTCTGGACACAGCCAAGTTCTGGAATTTCTCATCAGAGCTTTCAAGAGGCTCGGACTAAAGCTGGACAGAACCAACCATGCTGGTCACTCAGCTATCCAAGTGGCCAATCTTTTTGGCCACAGCCAGTGTGTACAGGCATTAAATATTCCAGGAAACAGGTGCCCAGGGTCAGAAGACCAGCTGTTGGACATGAAAACTAAAGAGCTGGGAGAACCACGGCACCCAACCCGGCTGCCGAAGCAAGTGCTTGAAAGGTTTACAAAACAGTTTCAGGATAAATGTGAAGACCGCCTCCCGACTCTGTTTCAAAAGCAACTGAGAGTGGGAGACGGCATCGGACTGAGGAAACGAGTTAAAGCTCAAAACCAGTCCCCAGATAGAAAATGTCAGCATCAACCTTTCATAAGTCATCTGAAACATGTGCTGCACTACAAGGACAGCCAAGACACAACATCTGGAATCTTGTTCACAGCAAAACAGGTGCAGAACTGTAGACTAAAGAACACAAGAGGAAGTAAAACACTGGAAAGCACCACAGAAAACCCAAATGAAGAAGAGCACAAAGAGAGTACTGATCAACAAGGTGCCCTTGAGACTTTCAATTTTAGGGTTAAGTCAACCTCGTTTACAAACGACAAAGATGGGTTATTTGATGTAAGTGATGCCTATTACAGAGCTAAGGGTGGGCCACAACAGCTGGAACAAGTAGTATTCTCAAAGAGGCATGACCAAGCAATTGCATGCTCTTTGATCAATAACACACCCCTAAATCGTACAGTTTCTGAACATTCGCTTGAATACCACAATGACAGCCAAAGGGCAGTAGTCAATAGTCTAAACTCGTATGACAGTGAAGTCAGCGATATTAATGAAAGGTTAGCGCGCTCCGGTCAGTATCAAAAGAGGCTCAGTCTCCCCTTCTACGGGCGCCCTGATAAGCTTCTTGCGCAGAGAGAGGAGGTCTCGCAAGAGAATATCCTACCTCGTCCTGCGGGGATTTCTACGTTGGGGACCCGGTTACTTCGAAGGTTAACCGCACCTGAGTTTCTGAGACTGGTAAAAGAGTTTCCGTCTGACTCTGAGTCCGGGAGAGGGAAGATGTCTAGATCAGAGACGTATCCGCTTTCCAAAACTCACCAGAAAGTCAACAATCAGGCCAGCATTGATAGCATCAGCGGGGTTAAATGTGAGTTTGAAAACAACGGAGCCAACGTTGTCtattatgtataataatataaatagtgTTATACACAACAGGATatgttgaaaattaattttacTGTTGCAAAATGCCTAGTATTTGAAGAAAGTCGGGGATGCCTTTTTGTAACTTCGATGTTGTATGCAGGATACTCAAATGTAGATGGGAACTGTAATATGCCGCTATAGTACAGATTAAAAAGGGTTATATTGGAATGCAAAAATAAGTTTAGAGATGCAATCTCCTTactgttttgcattaaaaaaaaaccaaacaaactgaGATGTATCTACTAAAATCTAAGAATGAAgcgttttgaaataaaaatatacattaggCTGTATTTTAAACGTATTTGTACCAATACATTTTGCTGTAGCATTTTTGGGTTATGCAGATACGTTATGTGAATCGTGTACAGAGAATATTCATGCAAAAAAGGCATTTAATTGTAAAAAGTCAGCCGACCTGTATTTAAAATTAGGTCCATTCTAAAAATGTTACTTCACAACAAAACCGTCACAGCCAGTGACACGCTTCACTTGTGTAATATGAGGTATACTTTTCACATTGATACAGTGTGTATCAAACACGTTTGTCTTACTTTGGTAAATGAAATGCTCTTGTACAGtcttttgtgttttgataatgAAGGGTAACCTTTAGATTGTGTTTAGCCTTTAGATTTAAAAGCATACCAACAGCAAGaatattgttttctgttgtcAATGTCCtgtatctttaaaataatatgataataataatttaaaaaaaaaagttaaaaattaaacatgtgaATGGCAGGTATTCAGAGTCTTTTCAATGTTGTCAATCCAATAATAGGCTACAATATATGGCTTAACTGtataacacattcattttgcatGAATTTTGCATGCATCTTAAAATAATAGCCTGTAGAGTAATATTTGTACATGACCTAACCAATTATGTTATGCTACCTTTGGGGACactatatttgcaaaaaaaccaaaacaaacatatacattattattataaaccaatACCATCATATAACCTAccaaattgtaattaaaatgtttctattatgatttttatgtttatatatatatatatatatatatatatatatatatatatatatatatatatatatatatatatatatatatatatattagtgatcttggttaatgcaggcaggtgcatcacacagggcaaggccatccacacacaggtggagggcgggcgctatgctttagtacgagaggtcctgggtttgccAGTGGTTGCTGCAGAGGTTGAACAATAGGACGTGGTGATGAGCAAGGAGGAACAGGATGCGCTCTCCCTAGCGGCTTCCTGGGATGAGGAGTCCTTCTGGGATGAGGAATCACCTTGGAGAATCCAGCGCCCTGGAAATCAGGTTGGGCACTAATGGAGAGAGCAGCCAACTTCCTCCAGGTACCCTGGAAGGTAAGTTCTGAGCTGTGGAGGTCTGTTTTCAGATAAGCGCAGACTTCGACCCCCCCTACCTGGATGGCATGTTGCGTTCTGTTACTCTTCCCCAGCCATGAGCTTCAGAGCTACGCACAGTCTTGCGCACCTTATTGCAGATCTCAGGGTTCCAAGGTCAAGCCCTGGGCAGAAGCCTGGTGGTGGCAcgcagacagctttggctgtctCAGGCGCGGGTCCCTGATTCGGACAAGTCCGCATTACTAGATGCTCCTATCTCCCCTGGCCACACCTTTGGACCAGCGGTAGAGGAAATTGTAAAACATTCTCATAGAGAGCAAGAGGCGTCCTGGCAGGTGGCTGCGATGCTCCCCTCCCATGCCTCGGCACGGGGAAGGCGATGGTGTCTGGCAGTTACCACGGTAACCTGGACTATCCCGATCCCTACGGCACCACGGGGCGACCTGAGGCACTGCCTCCAGGCCCCACGGCAGTGAACACAAGGGGCCATCATCAAGGCTGGGAATACACTAGACATGGGGCCCCAGCGCACCAGCGCCCAGGGAGACAATTTCAAGGGAGCAGTTGCTCCTCAGACTCATGGGTTCTCGGCACCATACACACTGCCTACGCACTGCAATTCTATTCGGGACCCTCCATTTTGAGGGGTCACATCCCCGAAcaaccctctccaggtcttggccctcaaACAAGAGGTAGAAACACTACTTAAAAAACAAGCCATCCATCTCATAATACATGCCTCTCtaagagaggggttctactcaaggtatttcTTGGTGTCAAAAAAGGACGGCctttgccccatcctagacctgagacacctcaacaggTTCTTGAGGTAGAGGATGTTCCAGATGGTCACGCATTGCCATAGTTTCCACTCAAGGTGCTCCCAGAGATGTTCTTCATCCTTTTGTCCCACATCAGCTAATGGATTCTTCAAGCAGTTGTTtgcaaagagaaagaaaacattgGCTGAAAGTTGTCTCCTGTTTCATGGGCAATGTAGGGTTCGGTGGGGAATGCAGAAACCAAATACTTTCTGAAGATAAATTAATTATCACtttaattatttcacatttacataAGTGTGAAATAAATTTCTGAATTTGCTTGTTTTGTGAAACTTCTGGTCTGCCCTCACTGGGATCTACTTATTTAATGATTTTATCAGTTATAATACATGAATATATTAATTCCCCCCTGGGTTGAATTATAAAtatctttattaacattattaatacaataaaaaaaatacagtggaaagggATAAAGTAGGTTAATGAGCTTTAGGCTGTATTAAGATCTGCAGCAGgtcagattattaaaatagaccacacTGTCTACAATATCCACTTtatatggtaattttttttttttaaatgacctgcAATCAAACATTTtgctttaatacaattttatttccaatacaaaaatcagaaaaaaaaacagatatcacattttaatttgctgACCATTTATCTTCAGCATGTTCTCTAGTTGGATAAACATTACCTTGAAATACAGTAGTGGCTGTGTATGATGTAAAGTGCAATATTATGGTGGAGGGTGAGCAAGCAGGCTGGTGCAGTCTCTCTGCTGTGTGTCACTCCTGCTGGGCTGAGACAACACACAGGCAGAAGGAATTCCGAAGAGTTTCAGACTGCAGGCTATTCAAAATTCACCCTTAAAAGTCTTTGTGAACATTAGGAGAAGTTTAGAAATGCAGGGGCCTTGATTCTCTAAGCTTTTTACTTtattctaaaagaaaaaatgcagCCAATAAATATACTAACcctgaaataaacaactgagCCTTTGTTATTCAAGAGCTCGTTAGTAGCCTTAATTGATAGTTTGTAATCTTATTTTAGTAATCTTAGGAAATTATCTTAACAACAATGGTGATTTATACAGAACACATGTAATAGgatattaaaaaggtaaaaataaataaataaaataacatactgtattagCAAAATGTAGATACAAAGTATCCCTttaacaatttgaaataaaaaaaaagctttaagacTCTGGCCCAAAGTATGTTTGCAATATTCAACACAATTGAGCTCTATTCGATTGATCTAAATGCATGGTAGATCAAATACCGTTACTGTTCAAATCATTTTAAGAAATTCTCCAGAGAGtttctctttagtgtattttaaGTACAATTCCAGGTTTGGTCCTATTTGACTATTTAAACAGTGGCTGTTATTTATATtagtcactgttt is a window of Polyodon spathula isolate WHYD16114869_AA chromosome 12, ASM1765450v1, whole genome shotgun sequence DNA encoding:
- the LOC121324718 gene encoding uveal autoantigen with coiled-coil domains and ankyrin repeats, producing MLRPKDLGQDSGTKTFLDAMNSGKVHLARFVLDAMDGRIINSKTENSKTPLMFAISLPDPGLRMKFTRLLLEKGADVNCQEDQGRTALSLACELGHLDVVKLLVQFNADPEIQDAWGNNALMYAACSGHSQVLEFLIRAFKRLGLKLDRTNHAGHSAIQVANLFGHSQCVQALNIPGNRCPGSEDQLLDMKTKELGEPRHPTRLPKQVLERFTKQFQDKCEDRLPTLFQKQLRVGDGIGLRKRVKAQNQSPDRKCQHQPFISHLKHVLHYKDSQDTTSGILFTAKQVQNCRLKNTRGSKTLESTTENPNEEEHKESTDQQGALETFNFRVKSTSFTNDKDGLFDVSDAYYRAKGGPQQLEQVVFSKRHDQAIACSLINNTPLNRTVSEHSLEYHNDSQRAVVNSLNSYDSEVSDINERLARSGQYQKRLSLPFYGRPDKLLAQREEVSQENILPRPAGISTLGTRLLRRLTAPEFLRLVKEFPSDSESGRGKMSRSETYPLSKTHQKVNNQASIDSISGVKCEFENNGANVVYYV